CAGGTGGCGAACAGCGCCGCGCAGCGGTCGATCATGCGGTGGTCGAGGGTGGTGAACTCGGAGCCGCCGAGATCGCCCGGAAACAGCACCAGCCGCCCGGACGGATGCCGGGAGCGGCTCAACTCCATGCGGTCGGTCTCCGAGCGCACGCTGACCCGGGCGGGGGTCCCGTTGTCGTCGAGCAGGTAGGAGTGCAGGCCGGACCCGTCGCGCACGCCGTTGTCGATCCGGCTGATCTCGAAAGTGCCACCGGCGGTGGGTGATCCGAAATCGAAGTCCAGGTAGGCGACCTTGTAGCCCTTCATGCTCAGCCAGTACGCCATATTGCAGCTGGTGACCGAGCGACCGGTGCCGCCCTTGTCGGAGGCGGAGAACACGAGCACGGTCACACACTCCTGGTGGCGTCGGATCGGGCGTAGGCGAGCTCGTCCAGTTCCAGTAGGGCCTGGGAGGCGAGACTGACGGCGGTGCCGGGGCGTTCGTCGATGAGCTTGCGGGCCCGCTCCAGCCGTTGCTCGGCCAGCACCAAGGCGGTGCGGCCGGCGGACACGTCGGTTTGGCTGAGCTCCAGCATCTCCCGATTGAGCAGGTGTTCGGCCTCCATCAGCAGTTCCATGGCGCGGGTCACCGAGGTGGGCGAGCGCAGCGGCGGCTCGCGGTACATGCGCGCGGCCGTCACCATGCATTCGACCACCCGCTCGGTGAGATACCACGAGGGCAACTGGGTTTCGGAGGCGCCGAAGATGCGGCTGGGGTCGTCCCACAGGCCGGTGGCCGGGCCGGACCGGAAGGCGCGCAGGTCCAGATGGTCCATGGTCGCCTGCGCCAGGGCCATCAGCTGATCGCGGGTCTCGACGGTGCCCGACAGCCGAGCCGCCTGGAGTGAACGCTTCAAAAGCACGGTGGCGTAATCGGATACGGTCCACAGCAGCAGCGGCCCGTCGAGCTCCTCGCTGCCCAGCAGGCGCAGGCTCACCCCCGGAGTGTGCATGGTGCGGGCCGGATCGTCGGCGGTGAAGCGGCGAATGATGCGGCCGCGCCGGGCCAGTTCGTCGAAAATCGTTGCGGCCCGGTCCAGATCGTCGTCATTGGCCTCGCGATTGAGCAGATCCTGCATGAGCACCGCGGACACGATGAGGCTGAAGTAGTCCGATTCCTCGCCGTCGGAGGTGCGCCAGGGAATGTCCTCGAGCGGCCAGCGCCCGGAACCGAAGCGCGCCACCGCCGCCCAATACCGCTGGGCCAGATCCCAGCGCAGCTGCAGCGCCTCCGCGAGCCGGCGCTGCTGCCCGTTGAGCAGGTCGAGTTCGCGGGTGCGCACCGAGGTGAGGTCGTTGATGCCGTCCAGGGCGACCACCGTGAAGTGCAGATACGGCCGGGCGATGGCGTGCCCGGCTTGATCGGCGATGGCCATGTCCACGAAGTCGATGGGCGCGGCCTTGCGCACGATGGCCCAGCTCCAACCGCATTCGAACAGCATGTCCTCGCTGTCGAGATCGACGCCCTCGATCTGGCTGAGGGTGGCGTCGTTGCGCAGCCGGATGCGGACGCGGTCCAGCCGCTGCTGCACCGCGTGCACCACGGCGTCGTCGGGACCGCCGGTCTGATTGAGCATGGACAGCATGGTCCGGCCGGCCTCGGATTTGGGCGAGACCGTATTGACCACGAAACTGCGGATCAGCCCGACCATGGCGGCGGTGAGCCGGACATTGATGCGGGCGTCGAGGGCCTCGATGCGCGGCAGCAGTTCCACCGCGAGCCGGGTGCGGCGGCCCACCGCCAGCTCGGCGACCGGACCGCGGAAGCCGCGCAGGAACTTCAGCGCGGCCAGGCACAGGGTCAGCGACATGGAGTAGGAGTCGACGACATCCAGCGCCCGCTGCTCGGGGGTCGGGGCGACGCCGTCGGCGGAGGCCAGATAGCTGCCGGCCGCGAAGATCGGCAGCTCGTCGGGAGTGCCCGCGGCACCCCGGGTGTGCCGGTCGACGTACTGCTCGAGCAGCCACACCACGCGTTCGCCGATGCGCAGTCCGTTGTCGCCCAGCGGTTCGAGCACCGCGCGGATGTCGTCGGCGATCTCGTCGGGGCGTTCCAGCCCGAAGCCGTCGATCTCGGTGGCCGGATACAGCAGGCACAGCAGCTGTTCGGCGTCGCTGATGGAATTCGAGCCATTGCGCCCGCCCCACAGCCAGCCGCCATCGTGATAGCAGGCGGTCAGCAGCGACCGCCAGACTCCGAGAATCTGTTCGCGTGGCTTGATTCGCATCGACGTCTGCCCCTGCCCTGACCGTGGCCGGCTTCGCCGGTACCGCTATGAACGAGCGCGGCTGAAACTATCATGCGCCGACGCGGCGCATCGGGTCGACGGCGGTGCCGAAATCACGTCGGGCACAGCACAATATCGGGCAGATCGGGCGTGGGTGGGCGGGCCGCCGGGACCGCGCCGCTACTGTCGCTGATCATGGACCGGAGACGCGCCGCGGTGGGCTACGCCCTGCTGCTGCCCAGCCTCGTCGGCGTCGGGTGCTTTCTGCTGCTGCCGATCGCGGTGGTGTTGTGGTTGAGCGTGCACAGCTGGAATCTGCTGGGGCCCATCGAGTTCAGCGGGTGGGACAACTGGCGGTCGGTGCTGACCGACCGGCGGTTCGGGCATTCGATCCTGGTGACGCTGGCGCTGACGGCGATCGTGGTGCCGGCGCAGACGGCGCTGGGGTTCGCGGTGGCGGCCATGCTGGCGCGCCGCGGTCGGGGCTCGACCGTGCTGCGGGTGATGTACGCGCTGCCGTGGATGTGCGCGCCGGTCGCGGTCGGCGTGGTGTGGCAGTGGATCTTCGCGCCGACCGGCGGGGCGTTGAACGCGCTGCTCGGGGAGCGGGTGGAATGGCTGAGCTCACCGGCGCTGGCGCTGCCCGCGGTGGCGGCGGTGCTGGTGTGGACGAACCTCGGGTACGTGGCCCTGTTCTTCGTGGCCGGGATCCGGGCCATCCCGGGGGAAATCCTGGACGCGGGGGCGCTGGACGGCGCGGTCGGATGGCGGCGAATCCGATGGCTGATCCTGCCGCTGCTGCGGCCGACCATGTTCTTCGTGCTGGTCACCGGCGTGCTGACGGTCTTCCAGACCTTCGACGCGGTGTACGCGCTGACCCGGGGCGGGCCGGACCATCGCACGGATGTGGTGGGGATGCGGATCTATTCGGAGGCGTTCGAGGCCGCGCATCCCGGGCGGGCCGCGGTCATGGCGGTGGTGGTGTTCGCGGTCATGTTCGTGATCACGCTGGCGCAGCATCGGTATTTCCGGGAGCGAGTGAG
This sequence is a window from Nocardia yunnanensis. Protein-coding genes within it:
- a CDS encoding carbohydrate ABC transporter permease, whose protein sequence is MDRRRAAVGYALLLPSLVGVGCFLLLPIAVVLWLSVHSWNLLGPIEFSGWDNWRSVLTDRRFGHSILVTLALTAIVVPAQTALGFAVAAMLARRGRGSTVLRVMYALPWMCAPVAVGVVWQWIFAPTGGALNALLGERVEWLSSPALALPAVAAVLVWTNLGYVALFFVAGIRAIPGEILDAGALDGAVGWRRIRWLILPLLRPTMFFVLVTGVLTVFQTFDAVYALTRGGPDHRTDVVGMRIYSEAFEAAHPGRAAVMAVVVFAVMFVITLAQHRYFRERVSHEY
- a CDS encoding SCO2524 family protein encodes the protein MRIKPREQILGVWRSLLTACYHDGGWLWGGRNGSNSISDAEQLLCLLYPATEIDGFGLERPDEIADDIRAVLEPLGDNGLRIGERVVWLLEQYVDRHTRGAAGTPDELPIFAAGSYLASADGVAPTPEQRALDVVDSYSMSLTLCLAALKFLRGFRGPVAELAVGRRTRLAVELLPRIEALDARINVRLTAAMVGLIRSFVVNTVSPKSEAGRTMLSMLNQTGGPDDAVVHAVQQRLDRVRIRLRNDATLSQIEGVDLDSEDMLFECGWSWAIVRKAAPIDFVDMAIADQAGHAIARPYLHFTVVALDGINDLTSVRTRELDLLNGQQRRLAEALQLRWDLAQRYWAAVARFGSGRWPLEDIPWRTSDGEESDYFSLIVSAVLMQDLLNREANDDDLDRAATIFDELARRGRIIRRFTADDPARTMHTPGVSLRLLGSEELDGPLLLWTVSDYATVLLKRSLQAARLSGTVETRDQLMALAQATMDHLDLRAFRSGPATGLWDDPSRIFGASETQLPSWYLTERVVECMVTAARMYREPPLRSPTSVTRAMELLMEAEHLLNREMLELSQTDVSAGRTALVLAEQRLERARKLIDERPGTAVSLASQALLELDELAYARSDATRSV